The Microcebus murinus isolate Inina chromosome 4, M.murinus_Inina_mat1.0, whole genome shotgun sequence genome has a segment encoding these proteins:
- the RNF121 gene encoding E3 ubiquitin ligase RNF121 isoform X4: MAAVVEVEVGGGAAGERELDEVDMSDLSPEEQWRVEHARMHAKHRGHEAMHAEMVLILIATLVVAQLLLVQWKQRHPRSYNMVTLFQMWVVPLYFTVKLHWWRFLVIWILFSAVTAFVTFRATRKPLVQTTPRLVYKWFLLIYKISYATGIVGYMAVMFTLFGLNLLFKIKPEDAMDFGISLLFYGLYYGVLERDFAEMCADYMASTIGDIICMEELIHEIYTVGKCFKEANNFLWPFKLSSPQVEMKKKTTHFVEGGDAGNREDQINRLIRRMI; encoded by the exons GTTGATATGTCAGACCTCTCCCCAGAGGAGCAATGGAG GGTCGAGCACGCACGCATGCATGCCAAGCACCGCGGCCATGAAGCCATGCACGCTGAAATGGTCCTCATCCTCATCGCTACTTTGGTGGTGGCCCAGCTGCTCCTGGTGCAGTGGAAGCAGAGGCATCCCCGCTCCTACAAT ATGGTGACCCTCTTTCAGATGTGGGTTGTTCCCCTCTATTTCACAGTGAAGCTGCATTGGTGGAGGTTCCTAGTGATCTGGATCTTGTTCTCTGCTGTCACAGCCTTTGTCACCTTCCGAGCCACCCGAAAACCTCTAGTACAGACAACCCCAAG gTTGGTTTATAAGTGGTTCCTGCTGATCTATAAAATCAGCTATGCCACTGGCATCGTTGGCTACATGGCTGTCATGTTTACCCTCTTTGGTCTTAACCTGTTATTCAA GATCAAACCAGAAGATGCCATGGACTTTGGCATTTCACTCCTCTTCTATGGCCTCTACTATGGAGTTCTTGAACGGGACTTTGCAGAAATGTGTGCAGACTACATGGCGTCTACAATAGGG GACATCATCTGCATGGAGGAGCTGATTCATGAGATCTATACTGTTGGAAAATGcttcaaagaagcaaataactTTCTGTGGCCCTTCAAATTATCATCTCCACAGgttgaaatgaagaaaaagacaacccattTTGTAGAAGGTGGAGATGCTGGCAACAGGGAAGACCAGATCAACAGGCTTATAAGAAGAATGATCTAA